Proteins from one Oryza sativa Japonica Group chromosome 12, ASM3414082v1 genomic window:
- the LOC4351700 gene encoding psbP domain-containing protein 4, chloroplastic, with the protein MLLAEMMNSSVLFLPSSSLFLTKQLVPATKGRASAAAAVRCSSGPNLSEAHEEEDGVASLMGRRHAMASAAAACGVSVFGFAGESMAVKQGLLAGRIPGLSDPDEKGWRTYRRPDDKSGGHGVGWSPIIPYSFKVRDGWEEVPVSIADLGGTEIDLRFANSKQGRLFVVVAPVRRFAELDDATIEKIGTPEKVIDAFGPEVIGENVEGKVLSMATAEYSGRTYYQFELEPPHIFITATAAGNRLYLFNVTANGLQWKRNYNDLKQIAESFRVV; encoded by the exons ATGCTTCTTGCAGAGATGATGAACAGCTCAGTGCTGTTCTTGCCAAGCTCATCCCTGTTCCTCACAAAGCAGCTGGTACCTGCAACCAAGGGCagagcatcagcagcagctgctgttAGGTGCAGCAGTGGGCCCAATCTGTCAGAAGCacatgaggaggaggatggtgtAGCCTCCTTGATGGGGAGGAGGCATGCAAtggcttctgctgctgctgcctgtgGAGTTTCAGTGTTTGGTTTTGCAGGTGAGAGCATGGCAGTGAAGCAGGGCCTTCTGGCTGGGCGGATCCCTGGGCTCTCTGACCCTGATGAAAAAG GTTGGAGAACATACCGTAGGCCAGACGACAAGTCCGGTGGACATGGAGTTGGATGGAGCCCAATCATTCCCTACAGCTTCAAAGTTCGTGATGGCTGGGAAGAG GTCCCGGTGTCGATTGCTGATCTTGGTGGCACCGAGATCGACCTGCGGTTTGCGAATTCCAAGCAGGGACGTTTGTTCGTCGTTGTAGCACCGGTTCGCAGGTTTGCAG AACTCGACGATGCGACAATTGAAAAGATCGGTACACCGGAGAAGGTGATCGACGCCTTCGGACCAGAGGTGATCGGTGAAAATGTTGAAGGGAAGGTTTTGTCCATGGCAACAGCAGAGTATTCAGGAAGAACTTACTACCAGTTTGAGCTGGAACCACCTCATATCTTCATCACTGCAACTGCCGCTGGAAACAGGCTCTACCTGTTCAATGTAACTGCAAATG GGCTACAATGGAAGAGGAATTACAATGACCTGAAGCAAATAGCTGAATCATTTCGTGTTGTCTAG